A region of the Nitrospirota bacterium genome:
ATGGCCCGACGCCCAGGCCCATTGCAGATTATATCCGCCTAACTGCCCCGTGACATCAACAACCTCTCCGATGAAATATAAACCCGGGACTTTTTTCGTCTCCATTGTCTTTGATGAAAGTTCATTTGTATCAACTCCGCCGACGGTGACTTCAGCGCTGCCGTATCCTTCGGTGCCCGCTGGTTGTATCTCCCAGTTTTTCAGACGTATAACAATATCTTCGATCTCCTTATTCACATACTGGTATACGGGTTTTGAGCGTATGTACATTTCACACCACTTTTGAATAAATCTCTTTGGGAAGTACAGGGCCAGCAGGTTTTTCATTTCCATCCGGCCTTGACGCTTCTCAATGAAAACTTCGTGGAGATCAACGTCAGGCAACAGGTCAACGTGAATTGTGTCCCCGTTGTTCCAGTATGATGAGATCTGAAGTATCGCGGGGCCGCTCAGACCTTTGTGAGTAAAGAGTATATTCCCGCAAAATTCTTTATTGCCGCAGTTCACCTTTGCCTTGACGGAGACACCGCTCAACCCGCTGAAAGCCGCCAGGTCTTTCCTGTTGAATATCATAGGCACAAGCGCAGGCTTTAAAGGCGTGACCTTGAGGCCGAAGTTTTCAGCAACCTTGTGGCCGAAACCCGTCGCCCCGATTTTCGGATATGATAGCCCGCCAGTAGCAATAACCAGCGACTTGGAGAGGAAAGTCCCTCGGCTGGTTGCCACATTAAAGAATCCCTGCTTCCCGATCTTTGAGATCCGGCAGTTTAAATGTATCTGGACGCCCGCCGCATCACATTCCTTTCTGATAATATTGATGATCGAAGCGGAACCCTCACTGCAAAACAGTTGACCGTTTTCTTTTTCATGATACCCGATGCCGTGTTTTACGAGCAGGGAGATAAAATCACCGGGAGTAAAACGGCTCAGGGCCGATTTGCAGAAGTGCGGGTTTTGAGAAATATAATGTTCCGGACCTGTGTTGAGATTGGTGAAATTGCAGTTGCCGCCGCCGGAAATACGGATCTTCTGCCCTGCTTTTCCGCTATGGTCAATGACAGAAACCCCGCGCCCGCGTTTCCCGGCCTCGATGGCGCACATCAGCCCGGCAGCTCCAGCGCCTATGATAACGACATCCCTTTCCATCAAAGAATTTGCCATGGGATATTTTACATGAAATTGTATTTTAGACGCAGGGTTATCACTTTTATGCGCCTAAATTTAATAATCAAGTTAACTAATTATTAAATTTCTTATAAAGAAATTTAATAATTTCATTCCATCTTGACAAAGGGCATCTTGCCGGATAAAATTATCTGTCTTTTTTTAAATCTCCCAATAACATCCACTTCAGGAGGTAAATATGAAATTAGCTGTCTTTGTAAGTGACTACAGGCTTACCGTTGACACACTTGACCGGTTGAACCCTGAAAAGCTCGGAATAATACTTGTACAAAACGGGGTTTATCACGCAACAACCAAAGAGAACGGAAAGCCTTCATCTTTGTTAAACAAGTCCGCCAGCTATTATGCGCTGCTTGACGATCTGGAGACAAGAGGACTTGGAAACGCGGATGTCGCCGATAACGTGAAAGTCATCAGTTACAGCGATATTGTTGATTTGATCTTTAATGAATACGATAAAACAGCTTGGTTATAGGAGGAACAAGAAGCCATGGGTAAACTTACAATAGGTTGTTTTTCTTCACTCGTAGGATCAATGAGTCTTGATTTTGCCATCAGGCTCGCAGGCACAGCTTTAGATAAAGGACATAAAGTCGATCTATGGGTCTCTGGCAACGGGACAATGTTATCAATAAAAGGCCAGCGGGCGTTTAAAGACTATTCCGCCCTTGAAAAGCCTTTAAAAGAACTAATGGAAAAAGGTCTTAATGTAACGGCTTGTGAAGCCTGCGCGGAAGCCAGAGGCTATCATAAGGAAAATACATTGGCTGGATTTAAAAGACATAGTATGGATTGGTATCTTGCAAGCACCTTTGACGCTGACAGGGTCCTGCACATAGGAGGTGAGTAATCATGCCAACGACTAAACTTGGATTCATAGTACAAAGGGCCGGTTATAAGAGCGAAAATCCCAAACTTGCGCTGACACACGCAATTGCAAGCCAGAGTGTTGAGGTTTATCTGAACGATGGCGACATAGTTACGGCTGATATTGCTTTTATCGGCGACGGCGTTTTAAACTGCAAGAAAGACCAGAAGGCAATGGACATATACAAGCTTACAAGCACCGAAACGCACATAAAGATGTCCCTTCTTCTGGATCTGAATGTTATGGTATGTAAAGAAGACCTCGACAGGCTCGGCATGACTGAGAATGATATTGTATTAGACGCGGAAGAATTCGGAGCGGAATTGACTGTCAAAGTTGTTCCCTTCGCGGAAATCACGAAGATGATGGAAGGAATGAATCATCTCCTTTTCTTTTAGAATATATAACCCTATAGGAGGAAACACATAATGGCTGATTTAAAATCACAGACACCGACACAAATACTTGACGTTCTGGGAAGAGTTTGTCCTTACCCGCTCGTCATAACAAAAAAGACCATGGAGAAAGCCCCCGGCGGCACATTGCTGAAAGTCCTCTGCGACGCACCCGCCTCTGCAGAAGACACAATCCCGAAATACTGCGAGAAACAGGGCTTCGAGTGCGAGTTGATCAAGATCGAAGACAAAGGCTACTGGGAAATCTGGATCAAAAAAGCGTAAGTTAACCTTATACGACAAAAATCAAAAAAGGCGTTCCGAAAATTCGGAACGCCTTTTTTGTCTAACCTTATTTTAAGCGCTACATCTCGGTGACTGTAATAGCGCTGTTTGGACAGGATTCCACACAGGTTAAGCAGTTAGCGCAATCTGAAGCCTGATACGGATCAGATTTGCCTTCTGTTATTTTGAACACTTCGGACGGGCACAAATTTACACATTCTTCGCAGCCGTCACATTTTGCATGGTCAATATTAACGATCATCATGATATCAACATCCTCCTCTCGTTGTTTAATTCCAAAACCTTGCGGCTTTTCTTCAATTGAAATATTTTACACTTCAGCAGTAACGCAGGTCAATAACCCGTGTTACTGGGCAGACACGAGTTTGACCCCCACATAGCTGTGGCAGTTATTGCAGGATGTCTGCTCATTATGGCAGTCAAGGCAGCTCTCGTCTTTATCCGCTAACAGAGCAGGCTTCACGGTCCCGGTCACAAGATTGGGATGGTTCGCCTTCCAGAAATCAAGGCCCTTGAGACTGCTTTTAAACATCTGTCCGACGACCGGTATTGTTGAATAGGGATTTATCAGCGGCTTGCCGTCCGCTGTTGTATTGGCAATGTGGGATTCCGGCGCCTGATCAACATCAATCACAATAGCCATTGGCCCTGTCCCGTTCCTCACCGGTTTGTCCACCTTTTGACAGCCAATTACCATTAAGACCAGCATCAGGAGAGGCAGTATTATGAATTTTAAATTTTGAATTTTGAATTTTGAATTCTTCATTATATCCCCTCCTTTGCGCCAAGAATAATGGCGTTGCTCACAAGCTGATGCACGCCGCCGACTTCTTCCATATCAATCCCGTAGTACGGGAATACCTTTGTGAATTGCGCCTTGCAGATCGCGCATATCAGGGCGAAGAAATTCACGTTGTGGGAATCCTTGACCCTCTTTAACGCCTGCATCCTCGGCATTGCGCCTTTGACCCTGATGTCAATTAATTCATCGGTCAGCGTACCGCCGCCGCCGCCGCAGCAGAAAGTCCTGTCTCCGATGGTGTCCGCATCCATGTCTACGAATTTATTACAGACCGTCCTTATGATCTCGCGCGGGATGGTGAACTGGTCGCCGGGGGTTTCGCCCATTCTTGTCGCCCTCGCGACATTGCATGAGTCATGATAGGTGACAGAGAACTGGTCATTGGCCGTTTTATCGAATTTCAACGCCCCTCTTTTTATGAGATCGAGCGTGTACTCGCATATGTGCTGGGGCACTCTGTAGCGTGAGTCAAGGAAATCAAACGGGCCATTTAGCGAATTACTGAAGGCATAGAGCACTCTCCATGCATGACCGCATTCTCCGACTATCACCCTTTTTACCTTTAACTCCCTTGCCGCCTTCCATATCCTCGCGTTGATCGCCTTCATGTGGTTGTAGTTGCCAATGAACATACCGAAGTTTCCACCCTCTGAGGCATAGGAGCTCATTGTCCAGCTTGCTCCGGCCTGGTGGAACACCTTTGCATACCCTGCAAGTGACTCGATATGCGGCGAGGCAAAGAAATCCGCCGAAGGGGTGACAAACAGGATATCTGCTCCCTCAACATCCATTGGAAGCTTGACGTCCACGTTTGATTTTTCTTTTATGTCCTCTTCAATGAAATCAAGAGTGTTCCTGATGGCAGGCCCCGGCATCCCGAGATTATTGCCGAGGGTCTCGGCCTTATTCACGATTTCGAGGTTGTATTTTGATCCCACTCCAATGGAATCCAGAAGCTCTCTTGCTGCCATCGTTATTTCCGCAGTGTCAATGCCGTAAGGGCAGAATACGGAACAGCGCCTGCATTCAGAACACTGGTAAAAATACGTCAGCCATTCATCAAGCAACTCATCTGATAACTCATGAGCAGAGGCAAGGCTGCCGAACAACTTGCCGCCGGTCGTGAAATATTTCCTATAAACAGTCCGCATCAACTCCTGCCTGTATACCGGCATGTTCCGCGGGTCTCCGGTGCCCAAATAAAAATGACACTTGTCAGTGCAGGCGCCGCATCTTACGCATATGTCGAGAAACACCCTGACCGACTTGTATTTATTCAGGATAACACCAAAGTTTTTAATGAACTTTTCTTTCCAGTCAGCAGGTTTCTCACTGGGGAAACTCACCTTTGTCATTAATTCCGGCTTTGCGAGATATACCTTTAAATCTTTTGATGCGCCTGTCTTGACCTTGGGAGTAATTATTTTTCCTGTTAATTCTGGAGCTTCAACTTTTGCCATATTCGGTCTCCTCTATTGGGCCCAGGGAGCCACGTTCCTGACTTCCCTCGGATTGTCTGCCTGCGCCCTTGCCGGGCTGATTAATACACCCCATGCGTGCATCAACTTGCTGAATGGGAAATACACTAATAAGATCAACACCAAGCTGAAATGTATAAGGAACAAAGGACTGGCAGGGACCTGCGCCGGACTTACGGAAAACAGTCCGAGAACGAAAGCCTTTACATCCACGAGGTTTGTCCTGACGAAATATTTTAACAGCAGCCCTGTTAATCCTATTGCAATTATCAATAACAGCACAAAGTAATCCTGAAACAGAGAGATAACTGCCAATCTGTCATTTGTAAACCTTCGCACTATGAGGATCAAAAGCGCGATTGGAAATATGAGCCCTGCCCAGATCCCGATCTGCTGGAAAGACATTATCCATCCTGGTACAGGGTAAACAAACATTCTCAGGTGCCTGAGAATTATCAGTAAAAATGAAACGTGGAAAAACCAGCCTCCGACCCATAATATTTTCTCTGCAGTACCTCCCCTCAAAAGGCTTCTGAAAAAAAGCACCTCGGGGATCAGCCTTAACACAACTCCAGCAGAGTTTGTGGGGGCCGGGGTTGTAGCTATTTTTAGTGGAGATGGCGTCTTAAAGTACAACACTACTTTATTCATGAAACCTAAGACGAATATAGTCGCGGCTACATACGCGAGGAGGTTAATAACACTGCTCAGTCCATTCATTTGAAAACCCCCCTTCAGTCATTGGATGACTTTTTAAAATTAACGATAGCCCACTTTTGGTGGGCTATCGTTATAAGGTTTTAAATTAATTTTGGTTTATACACAACCGGTCGGCTTAGGAAGTCCGGCGTATCTGCAAGCCTGCTTTGCGGGGCCTGCCGGATAAAGCTCGTAGAGATATTTTGTGTTGCCCTTTTCAGGTCCAAGGACCTTACCGATTTCTTTGGTAAGTATCTTGATCATTGGGGCTATCTGGTATTTTTCAAAATACTCTCTGAGGAATTTTATGACCTCCCAATGTGACTGGGTCAATTCAAGTCCGTCCTGCTTTGCCATCGCAGCTGCGATTGCCTCATTCCAATTCTGCCAGTCCATCAAATACCCTTCTTCATCAACCTCAAAACTTTTTCCTTCGACTTCTAAAGTTGGCATTACTGTGCTCCTTTCTTATTGTTAAATGTTTTGGTATCTTCTATGTCAAGCGGAAGATATATTAAGAACCTCTTAGCATTGAAAACAAATTGAACTGGAAAACAGGTAAAAAGTGTAATACAAAAACCGTCTCCGGGTCAAATAAAAAAAATTTATAAATCCATTTAGCATTATACCAGAATGCATCACTTTCATTATTGTTATTTGGTTTTCAACCTTAAAAAAATAATTTTACCCTTACCTGACGATCTGTCGTCCCTTCTGCTGATTGTATTTGAATGGACATCATAATCAAGAGTTTCTTCTTCATACTCTTCGGGAGTTAATGACAATGCCTTATCAATATCACCCCTGCTTAAGAATGTCAAGGCGTCAAGGTATATCTCCCCGAGATTATGGCCTGTGCGGTCAAGGACATATACCGCACCGCACGTGCATATGCCACCGGTGATCTCCAGTGACTTAAAGCGGAGGTCAATTGGCGGCGCTAAATAGTTATCACAAAACGGGCACTGTAACGGTTGTCGTCTCATAGTTCCCAAAAGAATAAATACAAAATCTCAATAAAGTAATTTGATAGCGTATCATATTACTTTTCCAAAATAAAGTTCTCGATTGTAGCAGTCCCGTCAATTATGTTTAAAGTTCCGTTTAATGTTGTTTTTCCTGTTTGTGTTGTATAACTGCAATCATATCCACCTTCGATAGTGATAGTTTTG
Encoded here:
- a CDS encoding NAD(P)/FAD-dependent oxidoreductase; its protein translation is MERDVVIIGAGAAGLMCAIEAGKRGRGVSVIDHSGKAGQKIRISGGGNCNFTNLNTGPEHYISQNPHFCKSALSRFTPGDFISLLVKHGIGYHEKENGQLFCSEGSASIINIIRKECDAAGVQIHLNCRISKIGKQGFFNVATSRGTFLSKSLVIATGGLSYPKIGATGFGHKVAENFGLKVTPLKPALVPMIFNRKDLAAFSGLSGVSVKAKVNCGNKEFCGNILFTHKGLSGPAILQISSYWNNGDTIHVDLLPDVDLHEVFIEKRQGRMEMKNLLALYFPKRFIQKWCEMYIRSKPVYQYVNKEIEDIVIRLKNWEIQPAGTEGYGSAEVTVGGVDTNELSSKTMETKKVPGLYFIGEVVDVTGQLGGYNLQWAWASGHAAGQFV
- the dsrH gene encoding sulfurtransferase complex subunit TusB; translated protein: MKLAVFVSDYRLTVDTLDRLNPEKLGIILVQNGVYHATTKENGKPSSLLNKSASYYALLDDLETRGLGNADVADNVKVISYSDIVDLIFNEYDKTAWL
- a CDS encoding DsrE family protein; the protein is MGKLTIGCFSSLVGSMSLDFAIRLAGTALDKGHKVDLWVSGNGTMLSIKGQRAFKDYSALEKPLKELMEKGLNVTACEACAEARGYHKENTLAGFKRHSMDWYLASTFDADRVLHIGGE
- a CDS encoding DsrE family protein, translating into MPTTKLGFIVQRAGYKSENPKLALTHAIASQSVEVYLNDGDIVTADIAFIGDGVLNCKKDQKAMDIYKLTSTETHIKMSLLLDLNVMVCKEDLDRLGMTENDIVLDAEEFGAELTVKVVPFAEITKMMEGMNHLLFF
- a CDS encoding sulfurtransferase TusA family protein encodes the protein MADLKSQTPTQILDVLGRVCPYPLVITKKTMEKAPGGTLLKVLCDAPASAEDTIPKYCEKQGFECELIKIEDKGYWEIWIKKA
- a CDS encoding 4Fe-4S binding protein, coding for MMIVNIDHAKCDGCEECVNLCPSEVFKITEGKSDPYQASDCANCLTCVESCPNSAITVTEM
- a CDS encoding (Fe-S)-binding protein: MAKVEAPELTGKIITPKVKTGASKDLKVYLAKPELMTKVSFPSEKPADWKEKFIKNFGVILNKYKSVRVFLDICVRCGACTDKCHFYLGTGDPRNMPVYRQELMRTVYRKYFTTGGKLFGSLASAHELSDELLDEWLTYFYQCSECRRCSVFCPYGIDTAEITMAARELLDSIGVGSKYNLEIVNKAETLGNNLGMPGPAIRNTLDFIEEDIKEKSNVDVKLPMDVEGADILFVTPSADFFASPHIESLAGYAKVFHQAGASWTMSSYASEGGNFGMFIGNYNHMKAINARIWKAARELKVKRVIVGECGHAWRVLYAFSNSLNGPFDFLDSRYRVPQHICEYTLDLIKRGALKFDKTANDQFSVTYHDSCNVARATRMGETPGDQFTIPREIIRTVCNKFVDMDADTIGDRTFCCGGGGGTLTDELIDIRVKGAMPRMQALKRVKDSHNVNFFALICAICKAQFTKVFPYYGIDMEEVGGVHQLVSNAIILGAKEGI
- a CDS encoding respiratory nitrate reductase subunit gamma, producing the protein MNGLSSVINLLAYVAATIFVLGFMNKVVLYFKTPSPLKIATTPAPTNSAGVVLRLIPEVLFFRSLLRGGTAEKILWVGGWFFHVSFLLIILRHLRMFVYPVPGWIMSFQQIGIWAGLIFPIALLILIVRRFTNDRLAVISLFQDYFVLLLIIAIGLTGLLLKYFVRTNLVDVKAFVLGLFSVSPAQVPASPLFLIHFSLVLILLVYFPFSKLMHAWGVLISPARAQADNPREVRNVAPWAQ
- a CDS encoding TusE/DsrC/DsvC family sulfur relay protein, which codes for MPTLEVEGKSFEVDEEGYLMDWQNWNEAIAAAMAKQDGLELTQSHWEVIKFLREYFEKYQIAPMIKILTKEIGKVLGPEKGNTKYLYELYPAGPAKQACRYAGLPKPTGCV